A segment of the Acidimicrobiales bacterium genome:
ACGGCCTGGGGGTCGATCCGCCCGCTGGGGGTGGGCAGCGACACGCTGTGCTGGGTGACGCTCAGCACGACGGCGACCACGCAGCCCACCAGCACGACGACGGTGACGACGAGGAACCACTTCTCGAATCGCTCGATCTTCACGCTAGCTCCGGCCGATCAGCAGGTAGTAGGCCCAGCCCCACATGGCCATGATGAGCAGGATGAACAGGCCGAGGATGAGCATGGTCCCGTTCGGACGGTGCTCCTCCTCCTCATGAGCGGGGGCCTCCGAGGGGGTCGTGTGCGTGGACTCGCTCACTGGACCGTGACCGTGCCCTTCATGCCCGCCGCGAAGTGGCCGGGCACCGTGCAGATCACCTGGTACTCGCCGGCGTCGAGGGTGAAGGCGACCTCGCCCTGCTCGCCCGCCGGGACGTTGTCGGTGGCCGCGAGCACCAGGTCCTCGTTGAAGTCGGCCTCGCTGGAGATGGACTCGCTGAGGATCGTCCAGTTGTGCTCCACCGCCCCCTCGTTGGTGAGGACCGCGGAGACCTCTTCGCCGGCGGGCACGAGGACGTCGGCCGGGTTGAAGGAGAACTCGTTGGCCCCGATCTCGGGGTTGGCGGTGGGACCGCTCGGCGCCGCGGCGCCGCCGCCGCCCTCGCTGTCGGAGCTGCCGGCGACCACGATCGCCACCACGGCGAGCACCAGCGCGATGAAGGCGACCACGGTCACCACCGCGAGCCAGGCCGACTGGCCGGCGCCGAACAGGATCTCCGATCCCTGCTCGCTGTCGTCCTGAACGTCCTGTTGCGTCTTGGCCATCGATTCTCCCTGGGCTCCCTGGTTGCCGACGACTGGTCGGCGTGACTGTCTAGCAAATCCCCCGACCCCGCCGGGAACTCGGCACCGGTCGGGAACGACAACCATCGTTGCCTACACGTCGCCCTCCGCGCCACAGGAGGGTCGAAAGTCCCGAGTCGAGCGTGCGCGGTGCCACCGTCGCCCGCCCGCTCGGTAGCCTCCCGGCGGTGACCGGACGGCGGACGATCCCGCTGGTGGGGCGGTCGAGCCAGCTGGCGGTGGCCTCGGCGGCGCTGCGGTCGGCCGCAGCCGGCAGCGGCGACGTGCTGTCGGTGAGCGGCGAGGCCGGGGCCGGCAAGACCCGCCTGCTCCGCTCGGTGGCCGACCAGGCCCGCGACGAGGGGATGGCGGTGGTGTGGGCGACCGCCGACCCGGCCGAGGCGGGCCGGCCCTACGCCCCCCTGCTCGCCGCCTTCGGCGTGGACGCCGTGCACCCCGACCCCACGCTCGCCCGGCTGGCCGCCCGAGCCGTTCCGGCCGTGGTGGGGCTGGTCGGTCCGGACTCCCTCGCCGGGGCCGGGCGGCCCGGCGGCCCGGCGGTCGATGCGTCGGACGCGGTGGTCGACCTGGTGGAGCGGACCGCCACGCGCCTCCCGCTGCTGCTCGTCGTGGACGACGCCCAGTGGGCCGACCGGGGGACGCTGGCCGTGCTGCGCTCCCTGGCCCGACGAGCCCGCTCCATGGCCCTGCTGCTGGCCGTGGCCACCCGCCCCGAGGGCGAGGACCGGCCCGACCTGGTCGAGGTGCGCGCCTCGGGGCCCCACCTCGACCTGACCCCCCTCCGCCACGACGAGGTCCGCTCCCTCGCGACCTCGCTGCTGGGCGGGCCGCCGGGGCCGCACCTGTCCGAGCAGCTGGCCAAGGCCGGCGGCAGCCCGTACCTGGTGGTCGAGCTGCTCGAGGCCGTCGTCCGGGAGGGGCTCCTCGATGAGGGGCCCGACGGGATCGACCTGCGCGCCGCCGGGGACGGCGCCGGCGAGACCGGGCCGGCCGTGCTGCGTCGGCTCCGCTCGCTGGCGCCCGGCACCCTCGAGGTCCTGCGGGCCGCGGCCGTGTTCGGGCCGTCGTTCACCGAGGCCGAGCTCGCTGGGCTGGTCGGCAAGGATCCGACCCCACTCGACGAGGCGCTCGCCGAGGCGGTGGCTGCGGGGGTGCTGGAGCGGCGACCCCCCGGCCTCTGGTTCCGCCACGACCTGCTGCACGAGTCGCTGCTGGGGTCGGTGCCCGCCGTGCTCCGAGGCGCCCTGCACCTCGACGCCGCCCGGGCCTGCGCGCAGGCCGGAGCGCCGGCGGCACGCGTGGCCCACCACGCCCTCCTCGCACCGGTCACCGAGGATCGGGAGCTGGCCGGGTGGCTGCGCAGGGCGGCGCGCGACATCGCCGCCGACGATCCGGCGACGGCCGCCCGGCTGCTCGAACGGGCCGTCGCCACCACCCCGCCTCACGACCCCTCCCGCATCGAGGCCGCCGCCGAGCTGGCCCAGGGGCTCGCCGTCGCCGGTGTCCTGGCCGAGGCCGAGCGTGTCGCCACCGCGGGCCTGGCCGGCGACCCGGCGCCCGACCCGGCCCGCGACCTGCGCCGCACCCTGGCGTACGTCCGCTTCGCCCGGGGCGAGTTCGCCGCCGCGGGCCGGCTGCTGGAGTCAGGGCCGGAGGCGGACGGACCCTCGCTCGTCGAGGCCGCCTTCGCCCGGCTGCTGCAGCTCGACCTGGACGGGGCCGAGGCCGCCGCCCGGGCCTCGCTCGACCGCGCCGGGGCACCGCCGGGGGGGGCGTCACCCGACGAGATCACCCGCACCCTCGCGCTCACGGCGCTGAGCTACCTGGCGATGCTGCGGGGCGACACCGGCGGGGCCGTCGAGCTGAGCGCCCGAGCGGTGGCCGCCGCCGACCGCAGCCCCAACCTCGAGGCCCACCGGTTCCAGCCGGCGCTGTTCGGCGCGCTGGCGCTGACCCTCCACGATCGCAGCACCGAGGCCGCGGCGTCGCTCGCCACGAGCCGCCGGCTGGCCCGCCGCCTCGGCACCGGCTGGGACGCGCCGCTCCGCCATGCCGTCGCCGCCCTCGAGCACCACCGGAGCGGCCGCTGGGACGACTGCCTGGCCGAGTGCGAGACCGGGCTCGAGGTG
Coding sequences within it:
- a CDS encoding cytochrome c oxidase subunit 2A; this encodes MSESTHTTPSEAPAHEEEEHRPNGTMLILGLFILLIMAMWGWAYYLLIGRS
- a CDS encoding AAA family ATPase; amino-acid sequence: MTGRRTIPLVGRSSQLAVASAALRSAAAGSGDVLSVSGEAGAGKTRLLRSVADQARDEGMAVVWATADPAEAGRPYAPLLAAFGVDAVHPDPTLARLAARAVPAVVGLVGPDSLAGAGRPGGPAVDASDAVVDLVERTATRLPLLLVVDDAQWADRGTLAVLRSLARRARSMALLLAVATRPEGEDRPDLVEVRASGPHLDLTPLRHDEVRSLATSLLGGPPGPHLSEQLAKAGGSPYLVVELLEAVVREGLLDEGPDGIDLRAAGDGAGETGPAVLRRLRSLAPGTLEVLRAAAVFGPSFTEAELAGLVGKDPTPLDEALAEAVAAGVLERRPPGLWFRHDLLHESLLGSVPAVLRGALHLDAARACAQAGAPAARVAHHALLAPVTEDRELAGWLRRAARDIAADDPATAARLLERAVATTPPHDPSRIEAAAELAQGLAVAGVLAEAERVATAGLAGDPAPDPARDLRRTLAYVRFARGEFAAAGRLLESGPEADGPSLVEAAFARLLQLDLDGAEAAARASLDRAGAPPGGASPDEITRTLALTALSYLAMLRGDTGGAVELSARAVAAADRSPNLEAHRFQPALFGALALTLHDRSTEAAASLATSRRLARRLGTGWDAPLRHAVAALEHHRSGRWDDCLAECETGLEVARGHDLHLADLLLHAHVALVAVRRGDRDTAEGALRGADDALGSGARLGLTWSSWARALARAGDGDDGLACDALVALEQLSVPFGLLVRLHPASPDLVRLALRAGRPEQAAATAEHATLLATRSGAPTVVAAALRCQALCRGDADAAVAAAEAYAGAGRPVEEADAATDAALALAAAGHPAAAEAWALRAAAAYEAVGADADLDRLRSAGLARRRGPNRSASSGPEALTPTERRVAGLVAEGHSNIDVAERLGLSRRTVETHLQHVFTKLGITNRMALALRWRERGQRRGQPAPLGRGR
- a CDS encoding cupredoxin domain-containing protein — protein: MAKTQQDVQDDSEQGSEILFGAGQSAWLAVVTVVAFIALVLAVVAIVVAGSSDSEGGGGAAAPSGPTANPEIGANEFSFNPADVLVPAGEEVSAVLTNEGAVEHNWTILSESISSEADFNEDLVLAATDNVPAGEQGEVAFTLDAGEYQVICTVPGHFAAGMKGTVTVQ